A genomic window from Salvelinus namaycush isolate Seneca chromosome 21, SaNama_1.0, whole genome shotgun sequence includes:
- the LOC120066778 gene encoding uncharacterized protein LOC120066778: MTTMQGLLVLTGVVGYCLCVTMDLPVYRGKEHYATYGEKFSIPCRVTSVTRMTINDQESSFLGEDYIFSSRLKSLAIKNPTCQTTGIYRLDDCTVDLKVTYRTIKVKLPSVTAGIVPAMNIEIKLDNVNSVQSRGYELWRLDIGLQGGGPRLPFSYRLTKTGLLVTTASPGVFRTYDKDNCQMEEMKVFQGTPKQKFSLLPINDIIDDIKRDMKKYNEFMNKGVYSNTCPSTHKILISTGITVSMMTFLSLYAV; the protein is encoded by the exons ATGACAACGATGCAGGGACTATTGGTACTAACCGGAGTGGTAG GGTATTGTCTGTGTGTCACCATGGACCTGCCCGTTTATAGGGGTAAAGAGCATTACGCTACATATGGCGAAAAATTTTCGATCCCGTGTCGTGTGACCAGTGTCACACGGATGACAATAAATGACCAAGAAAGCTCTTTCTTGGGAGAGGATTACATATTTTCGTCGAGATTGAAATCTCTAGCAATCAAGAATCCTACCTGCCAGACCACCGGGATTTATCGTTTAGACGACTGCACGGTGGACCTCAAAGTGACGT ATAGGACAATCAAGGTGAAATTGCCAAGTGTCACCGCTGGGATCGTGCCAGCGATGAATATCGAGATAAAGTTAGACAACGTGAATAGCGTACAAAG TCGGGGTTACGAGCTGTGGAGGTTGGATATCGGGCTGCAGGGTGGAGGCCCCCGTTTGCCGTTCAGCTACAGGCTCACTAAGACGGGCTTACTGGTAACAACAGCCTCCCCGGGAGTTTTTCGTACATACGACAAAGACAACTGCCAGATGGAGGAGATGAAGGTGTTTCAAGGAACCCCAAAACAAAAATTTTCGCTTCTTCCAATCAACGACATTATCGACGATA TTAAAAGGGACATGAAGAAATACAATGAATTTATGAACAAGGGGGTTTACTCAAACACCTGCCCTTCCACACATAAGATACTGATCTCCACTGGGATCACTGTCTCCATGATGACCTTCCTATCCTTATATGCGGTCTAA